The proteins below are encoded in one region of Planctopirus limnophila DSM 3776:
- a CDS encoding EboA domain-containing protein, with translation MNSIADSTQAVIPTHLPKTSSTPERTEQIAHVLATWLQTRLESSSLEWLARQSEKISQGDRKGLFLSFGLVPRKTGKSDLNLSSEELQAAHKVRAGWHPEAWSVDQAARTWLILQWPHRTAEELLSVLDPLFNAGEVRELVALYSALPLLPFPEAHQQRCEEGIRSNIRSVLLAIVYDNPYPAENLCNNSWNQLVLKTLFNDISLSGIWAVDQRNNPELVDMLLDFAEERQAAGRQVPLDLWRPMVRFLNSRATHKLQQLLESGNPTEQRAAFLTLLESNSGTTALDGSASASSLRNEWETGNLNWELLVPRTVN, from the coding sequence ATGAATTCGATCGCTGATTCCACACAGGCCGTCATCCCAACTCACCTGCCCAAGACATCATCGACCCCTGAACGGACAGAGCAGATTGCTCATGTGTTGGCCACCTGGCTGCAAACAAGGCTGGAGTCCTCGTCTCTTGAGTGGTTGGCTAGGCAATCGGAAAAGATCTCTCAAGGAGACCGTAAGGGATTATTTCTTTCATTTGGGCTCGTTCCGCGAAAAACTGGTAAATCCGATCTGAACCTCTCCTCCGAGGAGCTTCAAGCAGCCCACAAAGTGCGGGCAGGTTGGCACCCTGAGGCCTGGAGCGTCGATCAGGCGGCCCGAACCTGGTTGATTCTCCAATGGCCACATCGAACCGCCGAAGAATTATTGAGTGTCCTTGATCCGCTCTTTAACGCCGGAGAAGTGCGAGAACTTGTGGCTCTCTACAGCGCTTTGCCACTGTTACCTTTTCCAGAGGCCCACCAGCAGCGGTGTGAAGAAGGAATTCGTTCCAACATTCGGAGTGTGCTTCTCGCGATTGTTTACGACAACCCGTACCCCGCCGAGAATCTTTGCAATAACTCATGGAACCAACTGGTTCTCAAGACATTGTTCAACGACATCTCACTCAGTGGCATCTGGGCGGTTGATCAACGCAATAATCCGGAACTCGTCGACATGCTGCTCGATTTTGCAGAAGAACGTCAGGCAGCAGGTCGGCAAGTGCCTCTCGATCTCTGGCGACCCATGGTTCGTTTCCTGAATTCCCGGGCGACCCACAAGCTGCAGCAGCTACTGGAGTCAGGTAATCCCACGGAACAGCGGGCCGCATTCCTCACGTTGTTAGAATCAAACTCCGGCACGACTGCTTTGGACGGGTCTGCTTCCGCCAGCTCTCTTCGTAATGAATGGGAGACGGGCAATTTGAACTGGGAACTTCTCGTGCCGCGAACTGTTAATTAG
- a CDS encoding TlpA family protein disulfide reductase, with protein sequence MMFRLLGFCLALGLTPFLLTTAHAQEARVVDKAGFDKAIAAHRGKIVVVDCWATWCVPCIKQFPKSVELADRHAKDGVVLVTLNFDDVSGTKVPAKVNKFLSEKAGKGDHLVSAHSLSDDGAEIFGISDAALPHYIIYGRDGKIAARIASTEDLPATHERVEQAVQSVLSKSPR encoded by the coding sequence ATGATGTTTCGACTTTTGGGATTCTGCCTGGCCCTGGGATTAACCCCGTTCTTGCTGACGACTGCCCATGCCCAGGAGGCTCGCGTGGTGGACAAAGCCGGGTTTGACAAGGCGATCGCGGCACATCGAGGCAAAATTGTCGTTGTCGATTGCTGGGCCACCTGGTGCGTCCCCTGCATTAAGCAATTTCCCAAATCGGTCGAACTTGCGGATCGCCATGCCAAGGATGGGGTGGTGCTGGTGACATTAAACTTTGATGATGTCTCTGGAACCAAAGTGCCAGCAAAGGTCAACAAGTTCCTCTCAGAGAAGGCCGGCAAAGGGGACCATCTGGTCAGTGCTCATTCCTTGAGTGATGACGGAGCAGAGATTTTTGGAATTTCAGATGCGGCTTTGCCTCATTACATCATTTACGGTCGCGATGGAAAAATCGCCGCTCGAATCGCCAGCACCGAAGATTTGCCAGCGACGCACGAGCGCGTCGAACAGGCCGTCCAGAGCGTGCTCAGCAAATCGCCCCGATAA
- a CDS encoding STAS domain-containing protein gives MSSQPYSSFAVYQSGPLTVIGFGRNRPDRLDLGICRDELTLLLRSTKCQSLAVDLTNVRFVPSGMLGLLATIPKLGVELMVFNPNPEIREVLEITRLDSIMRVETVPVSGMLAGES, from the coding sequence ATGTCCAGTCAGCCCTATAGTTCATTTGCAGTCTATCAATCCGGCCCATTAACGGTGATTGGTTTCGGGAGGAATCGCCCGGATCGACTGGATCTCGGGATCTGCCGCGATGAACTCACATTGCTGCTCCGTTCGACGAAATGTCAGTCGCTGGCTGTCGATCTCACGAATGTTCGCTTTGTCCCCAGTGGCATGCTGGGGTTACTTGCCACTATTCCGAAACTGGGTGTGGAACTGATGGTGTTCAATCCGAATCCAGAGATTCGCGAAGTTCTTGAAATCACCCGACTCGACAGCATCATGCGGGTTGAGACTGTACCTGTCAGTGGCATGCTCGCGGGCGAATCCTGA
- a CDS encoding TatD family hydrolase — MAFIDPHIHMVSRTTADYEAMAAAGVVAVIEPAFWQGQPRTTAGSFQDYFATLVGFERFRASQFGIRHYCTIGLNSKEANNERLADEVMEMLPLYLTKEGVVAIGEIGFDDQTALEEKYLRLQLELAVEVDLPILIHTPHRNKKRGTYRTMDIIEDLGIAPHRVVIDHNNEETCKEVLDRGYWCAFTIYPRTKMGNERVVEIIRQYGTERVIIDSSADWGVSDALAVPKTARLMEQAGITNDQIEIVTYQNALAAYSPSGQFREEDWLNPTPIDQRTLFQGNSVLRGGQSPRVDEAGEELIIR, encoded by the coding sequence ATGGCCTTTATCGACCCGCACATTCACATGGTTTCGCGAACAACTGCCGATTATGAAGCAATGGCAGCTGCAGGTGTCGTGGCTGTCATTGAGCCGGCTTTCTGGCAGGGTCAGCCGCGAACGACTGCCGGTTCGTTTCAGGATTACTTTGCTACGTTGGTCGGCTTCGAACGATTTCGCGCTTCGCAGTTTGGCATTCGGCATTACTGCACGATCGGCCTGAATTCGAAAGAAGCCAATAACGAGCGACTGGCCGATGAAGTGATGGAAATGCTGCCTTTGTATCTCACCAAAGAAGGGGTCGTGGCCATTGGTGAGATTGGCTTTGATGACCAGACCGCTCTCGAGGAGAAGTATTTGAGGTTGCAGCTCGAACTGGCTGTCGAGGTCGATCTCCCCATTCTGATTCATACGCCGCATCGAAATAAAAAGCGGGGCACCTATCGCACGATGGATATCATTGAAGATCTCGGGATCGCTCCTCATCGTGTGGTGATTGACCACAACAATGAAGAGACCTGCAAAGAGGTTCTGGATCGTGGTTACTGGTGTGCCTTCACGATTTATCCCCGCACCAAAATGGGAAATGAACGAGTCGTCGAAATTATCCGACAGTACGGGACAGAGCGCGTCATTATCGACTCCTCGGCTGACTGGGGTGTTTCCGATGCTTTGGCAGTTCCCAAAACAGCTCGACTCATGGAACAGGCTGGAATCACCAACGACCAGATCGAAATTGTCACCTACCAGAATGCACTGGCTGCCTATTCGCCGAGTGGTCAATTTCGCGAAGAAGACTGGTTGAATCCCACGCCAATCGACCAGCGGACTCTTTTCCAGGGAAACAGTGTCCTGCGTGGTGGACAATCCCCTCGTGTCGATGAAGCGGGCGAGGAGTTGATCATCCGCTGA
- the hemB gene encoding porphobilinogen synthase, with protein sequence MSASTRPDGGFFGSSPFHGQFPQTRLRRNRQSTWSRALTQENHLHVSNLIWPVFVIDGVNHEEEVASMPGVLRRTIDRLLPALQEAESLGIPAVAIFPVTEPRLKDAEGTEAINPENLVCRTVRAIKEAGLSLGVICDVALDPYTSHGHDGILRDGVIVNDETVARLRQQAVVQAQAGCDVIAPSDMMDGRIGAIRNALDEAQFQHVQLLSYAAKYASAFYGPFRDAVGSASQLGQGDKKTYQMNPANTDEAIREVAMDLAEGADMIMVKPGMPYLDIVHRVKTAFGVPTFAYQVSGEYSMIAGAAEKGWVNRELVMLESLLAFRRAGADGILTYFAVEAARYLNVNHHGVKQ encoded by the coding sequence ATGTCCGCTTCCACACGACCAGATGGTGGATTTTTCGGGAGCAGCCCGTTCCATGGGCAGTTTCCTCAAACGCGCCTGCGCCGCAATCGCCAATCGACGTGGTCTCGGGCATTAACACAGGAAAACCATCTGCATGTCAGCAATTTGATCTGGCCGGTCTTCGTGATTGATGGAGTCAATCACGAAGAAGAAGTTGCCAGTATGCCGGGAGTCTTGCGAAGGACGATTGATCGGCTGCTGCCGGCCCTGCAAGAAGCAGAGTCACTGGGGATACCGGCAGTGGCCATCTTTCCTGTGACGGAACCACGATTAAAAGATGCTGAAGGAACGGAAGCGATCAATCCTGAAAATCTGGTCTGCCGGACTGTCCGCGCGATCAAAGAGGCGGGGCTTTCACTGGGAGTTATCTGTGATGTCGCCCTTGATCCTTATACATCGCATGGGCATGACGGGATTCTGCGAGATGGAGTCATCGTTAACGATGAGACGGTGGCACGACTCCGCCAGCAAGCGGTCGTTCAGGCTCAGGCGGGTTGCGACGTCATTGCTCCGTCGGACATGATGGACGGCCGCATCGGTGCGATCCGCAACGCGCTGGATGAGGCTCAATTCCAGCATGTGCAATTGCTCTCTTATGCCGCCAAGTATGCTTCAGCGTTTTACGGGCCATTTCGTGATGCTGTCGGATCGGCCTCACAGCTGGGACAGGGTGACAAAAAGACGTACCAGATGAATCCAGCTAACACGGATGAGGCAATTCGCGAAGTGGCCATGGATCTCGCGGAAGGGGCTGACATGATCATGGTCAAGCCCGGCATGCCTTATCTGGATATTGTTCATCGAGTGAAAACTGCGTTTGGCGTGCCCACTTTTGCTTATCAGGTCAGTGGCGAATACTCGATGATCGCTGGTGCCGCTGAAAAGGGTTGGGTGAACCGGGAACTGGTGATGCTGGAAAGTCTACTGGCATTTCGCCGGGCTGGTGCGGATGGAATTCTTACCTATTTTGCAGTGGAAGCAGCTCGATACCTGAACGTAAATCATCATGGAGTTAAGCAGTAA
- a CDS encoding type I 3-dehydroquinate dehydratase translates to MICISVTPESRQLAKVDILNAARQSDLVELCLDRLLKEPDVKDLIESSKKPILVSCRSAENGGSWKGTEDERIQLLRQAILAGPAYVELDEEIAKKIPRFGKVQRVISYTSMNRPLHDLEEAFENAGILQADVIKFTWPTDLLEAAWPLLSVVSQKRAIPVVGLGLGKSGLTFSLLGRKYGSPWIYAALEKGMEAFVGQPTVSELDDVYRWRQIGPKTRFIAVVGFGLGETMLCKILNAGFDNLDLNTRCLPIEFRSVDSIPKMLDILKIPGVIATNYASRRVFPIASAQDEVSAISKAGDLYIKRPDGWASHNLIWKTALRLLEETLGRTGPDDRPLDRKNVMVVGKGGLAASLAVGIKKRNGLVSICSADDDEGQQIATMADARFVPLGKLYDTLVDVLVVASENLDHGSRKTSISPTIIRPGMTILDLSSMPADSPLIDEARVRGAKIVEPAEVFADYATNLFRSITGQELPPEAFAQGLAE, encoded by the coding sequence ATGATTTGTATTTCTGTTACTCCCGAATCGCGGCAACTGGCGAAAGTCGACATCCTGAATGCCGCTCGGCAATCCGATCTTGTCGAATTGTGTCTGGATCGACTGCTCAAGGAACCTGATGTCAAAGACCTGATTGAGTCGTCCAAAAAACCAATTCTGGTCTCGTGTCGCAGTGCCGAAAATGGGGGAAGCTGGAAGGGAACTGAAGACGAGCGCATTCAGCTTTTGCGACAGGCGATTCTGGCCGGGCCGGCTTATGTCGAATTGGATGAAGAGATAGCGAAAAAGATCCCTCGATTTGGCAAAGTCCAGCGAGTCATCAGTTATACCAGTATGAATCGACCGCTCCACGATCTGGAAGAAGCATTTGAAAATGCCGGGATCTTGCAGGCGGATGTCATCAAGTTTACCTGGCCTACTGACTTGCTGGAAGCGGCGTGGCCACTGCTCTCGGTTGTCAGTCAGAAACGGGCCATTCCCGTGGTGGGATTAGGGCTGGGAAAGTCGGGGCTTACCTTCTCATTGCTGGGTCGGAAATATGGCTCCCCGTGGATTTATGCCGCCCTCGAAAAGGGGATGGAAGCCTTCGTGGGCCAACCCACAGTCAGTGAGTTGGATGATGTTTACCGCTGGCGACAGATTGGCCCGAAAACACGATTTATTGCCGTTGTCGGATTCGGGCTGGGCGAGACGATGCTCTGCAAAATTCTCAATGCGGGCTTTGATAACCTCGATTTGAATACTCGCTGCCTTCCCATCGAATTCCGATCCGTCGATTCCATTCCCAAAATGCTCGACATCCTCAAAATCCCCGGAGTCATTGCCACAAACTACGCCAGTCGCCGCGTCTTTCCGATCGCATCAGCACAGGACGAGGTCTCAGCGATTTCCAAAGCGGGGGATCTGTACATCAAGCGCCCCGACGGATGGGCCAGTCACAACCTTATTTGGAAGACGGCACTCAGGCTGCTGGAAGAAACGTTAGGGCGAACTGGCCCTGATGATCGACCGCTGGATCGCAAAAATGTCATGGTTGTCGGGAAGGGGGGGCTGGCAGCTTCGCTGGCTGTCGGGATCAAGAAACGTAATGGTCTGGTGAGCATCTGCTCGGCAGATGATGATGAAGGTCAGCAGATTGCCACCATGGCCGATGCCCGTTTTGTCCCTCTGGGCAAATTGTACGATACGCTGGTCGATGTCCTCGTCGTGGCGTCAGAGAATCTGGATCATGGCTCGCGAAAAACGAGTATCAGCCCCACGATCATTCGTCCCGGCATGACGATTCTCGATTTGAGCAGCATGCCCGCAGATTCACCATTGATTGATGAAGCCCGAGTGCGAGGGGCGAAAATCGTCGAGCCTGCCGAAGTCTTTGCCGATTACGCAACGAACCTCTTTCGTTCCATCACCGGTCAGGAACTTCCTCCCGAAGCTTTCGCTCAAGGATTAGCGGAATAG
- a CDS encoding serine hydrolase domain-containing protein: MVVSSQEAWNRAQALAESWSKAEGVTLSFACGSPRRHYAPRHFGPEIQKLGAALLEGEPAYLVASITKPIVAMAILSLVEAGEILLNDRVTRFLPEFANEQKHGIEVRHLLTHTSGLPDLPPNNVELRKAHATLNDFVSEACRAPLSFAPGRGVQYQSLGYAVLGKIMEKITSLPQGEFIRKTIFEPLGMHDSALGAGTEKSFERIERRQISVQVPPEQTGGDDWNWNSTWWRTLGAPWGGMVCTPTDIVSLLRACLTSIDIEHGQAGPGHGFLSRQSLVRSMENQVQMLPELGEIERRTRGWGYGWRLNWRQHTSPLCELLPETTCGHWGATGTLCWMDPELGAYAVILTSQPADKSRRNICRLSNLLATATLG, translated from the coding sequence ATGGTTGTCTCTTCGCAGGAAGCATGGAATCGGGCTCAGGCTCTGGCTGAAAGTTGGTCCAAAGCCGAAGGCGTGACGCTTTCCTTCGCCTGTGGATCGCCGCGCAGGCATTACGCGCCCAGGCATTTCGGGCCGGAGATTCAAAAACTGGGAGCGGCCTTACTCGAAGGCGAACCCGCTTATCTAGTGGCTTCCATCACCAAGCCCATCGTGGCGATGGCCATACTTTCATTGGTCGAAGCCGGTGAAATTCTCCTGAATGATCGTGTGACTCGATTTCTTCCAGAATTCGCCAACGAACAGAAGCACGGCATCGAAGTCCGCCATCTGCTGACACATACTTCCGGTTTACCCGATCTCCCGCCCAATAACGTCGAGCTTCGCAAAGCACATGCGACCCTGAATGATTTTGTGTCAGAAGCTTGTCGGGCACCGCTATCTTTTGCTCCCGGACGGGGAGTGCAGTACCAGTCACTGGGCTATGCGGTGCTCGGTAAAATCATGGAGAAGATTACCAGCTTGCCTCAGGGAGAATTCATTCGAAAAACCATCTTTGAACCGCTGGGAATGCATGATTCGGCTCTGGGAGCAGGGACTGAAAAATCGTTTGAGCGAATTGAACGGCGACAGATCTCCGTTCAAGTGCCCCCCGAACAGACCGGCGGTGACGACTGGAACTGGAATAGCACCTGGTGGCGGACTTTGGGGGCACCGTGGGGAGGAATGGTCTGTACTCCCACAGATATCGTTTCGCTGCTCAGAGCTTGCCTCACCTCGATTGATATCGAACATGGCCAGGCGGGCCCGGGACACGGGTTTCTTTCGCGTCAGTCACTCGTGAGATCGATGGAAAATCAGGTTCAAATGCTCCCAGAGTTGGGAGAGATCGAACGCCGCACACGGGGTTGGGGTTATGGATGGCGACTCAATTGGCGCCAGCACACATCCCCATTATGCGAACTTCTTCCTGAAACGACTTGCGGGCATTGGGGAGCCACGGGAACACTCTGCTGGATGGATCCGGAATTAGGAGCCTATGCCGTGATTCTGACATCGCAACCAGCAGACAAATCCCGCAGAAACATCTGTCGACTCTCCAACCTGCTGGCAACCGCCACTCTGGGTTAA
- the cobA gene encoding uroporphyrinogen-III C-methyltransferase, producing the protein MTNRIGKVYLVGAGPGDAGLLTIRGWQCLQEAHLVLYDGLVNPRILNWSRGEAVRSCRAGRSAGGDRAISTHPGWISQSEINSRMIEAARNGQIVVRLKGGDPFIFGRGGEEAAALAEAGIPFEVVPGITAATAAAVYSGLSLTHRECASAVAFITGHEDPDKTEQTLNYQSLANFPGTLVFYMGLHRLETIARALIEAGKPAETPAMVVSQATTSRQQMVEATLADIAAKAKQANLLAPSLAMIGNAIEWRTPAAWFEERPLRHLRIAIPRPLEQGELTALECEQLGGSPLLMPTISISSIDDWTLVDGIIDRIAEFDWIIFTSVNGVRCFMQHLWQRGLDGRELAGCRLAVIGASTAAELEKWHLRADFVPSQFRGEVLAEELAQQFSAGRAIWFRANRGREVIPERLQKAGWSMETAVVYRNEDVTSWPADFWEKLSRKEVDWIALSSPSMARNWKKLLDAYLRESGRNASEFINAARFVSISPVTTQAALEAGLSISAEASVFTWEGIFRAIANAEGRPWLNVSTSAAMPTKSSFPPGEES; encoded by the coding sequence ATGACGAATCGGATTGGAAAAGTTTATCTGGTCGGTGCCGGGCCGGGTGATGCGGGATTGTTAACCATTCGTGGCTGGCAATGTCTACAGGAGGCCCATCTGGTGTTGTATGACGGCCTCGTCAATCCACGGATTCTGAATTGGTCGCGTGGTGAGGCTGTTCGAAGCTGTCGCGCAGGTCGTTCGGCCGGTGGAGATCGCGCCATCAGCACACATCCGGGCTGGATTTCTCAATCGGAGATCAACTCCCGGATGATTGAAGCGGCACGCAATGGCCAGATCGTGGTGCGATTAAAGGGAGGCGATCCTTTTATCTTTGGGCGCGGCGGTGAAGAAGCTGCTGCTCTGGCTGAAGCGGGGATTCCGTTTGAAGTGGTTCCGGGGATTACAGCCGCCACTGCTGCAGCCGTCTATTCGGGTTTATCACTGACGCATCGTGAGTGTGCCTCGGCAGTGGCATTCATTACGGGGCACGAGGATCCAGATAAAACTGAACAGACATTGAATTATCAGTCTCTGGCGAACTTTCCTGGCACGCTCGTCTTCTACATGGGTTTGCATCGCCTGGAGACTATCGCCAGAGCACTTATTGAAGCCGGCAAGCCGGCAGAGACACCGGCCATGGTTGTGAGTCAGGCGACCACATCTCGTCAGCAAATGGTGGAAGCGACTCTGGCGGATATTGCTGCCAAGGCCAAACAGGCCAATCTCCTGGCGCCATCACTCGCCATGATTGGAAATGCGATTGAGTGGCGCACCCCTGCTGCCTGGTTTGAAGAGCGGCCACTTCGCCATCTGAGAATTGCGATTCCCAGACCACTCGAACAGGGAGAATTAACGGCCCTCGAATGTGAGCAATTGGGAGGTTCTCCGCTGCTGATGCCCACCATCTCGATCTCGTCCATCGATGATTGGACTCTAGTCGATGGAATCATCGACCGTATCGCAGAGTTCGACTGGATCATTTTCACCAGTGTCAATGGTGTGCGTTGTTTCATGCAGCATTTGTGGCAACGCGGGCTGGATGGTCGCGAGCTGGCGGGTTGCCGACTGGCTGTGATTGGTGCGAGCACTGCTGCTGAACTGGAGAAGTGGCATCTTCGTGCCGACTTTGTGCCCTCTCAGTTTCGCGGTGAAGTCCTTGCGGAAGAACTCGCACAGCAATTCTCTGCAGGACGTGCGATCTGGTTTCGGGCGAATCGTGGACGAGAAGTTATTCCTGAGCGACTTCAAAAAGCGGGCTGGTCAATGGAAACGGCTGTGGTGTATCGCAACGAGGATGTGACCAGTTGGCCGGCAGATTTCTGGGAAAAACTCTCTCGTAAAGAAGTGGATTGGATTGCCTTGAGCAGCCCGTCGATGGCCAGAAATTGGAAAAAACTACTTGATGCTTATCTGAGAGAATCTGGCCGCAATGCGTCAGAGTTCATCAATGCGGCTCGATTTGTAAGCATCAGTCCGGTGACGACACAAGCCGCCCTCGAAGCGGGGTTATCGATTTCTGCGGAAGCCAGTGTATTCACCTGGGAAGGCATTTTTCGGGCCATTGCGAATGCCGAAGGCAGGCCATGGCTGAATGTTTCCACCAGCGCGGCCATGCCCACAAAGAGCAGTTTCCCGCCTGGTGAGGAAAGTTAG